The genomic DNA ATCGTTATCACCTTGGTATGTGTAAAGATGCCCAAAACCATGAAACAGGGGAGCCTCTTTTAACGACAAAGAAATCAGGCACAACCCAATCTATTATGAACGTATTACCGACACATGTTGTCCCAACATAAAACATAAAAAAGAGCTGGATGAGCCAGCTCTTTTTTATGCTTTATAAACGATCATTGCTGAAAAACAATAAATTTGGTTTTCATCGTCGTTAATGGAAACACCAACTTGGTACTTAATATCTACAAAGTTGCTATCATCAATCTTTTTCAAAAAAACATTCACAGCGTCTTCTAAGTCTTTTTCGTGACTTTCATCAAACACTTTCACACGAATCATGTTAACACCATCCTAGATCGCAGCCCTCCGCCGCTTGATTATTGCCACGGTGCGTATCTATGATGCGATAAAACTTTCCATTCTCATATATATATCCGTCTTCTAACACATATTTTTTATCTTCAGTATAGACATAAAACTTACCTATCATAAATTTACTCGTATATAATTCCAAATAATTTGGTCTAAATTTAGCTACAACTTTATTTGTAATATCAATTTTTATTGTGCGCCCCACCTTCTCTCCCTCCTTTGCAAAGAACGGATTTAGGTATATTGTATTAGCGCTTTTACATTTTATGCTTAAAAATAAGTGGATATGCCTTCTTTCTTCACCTGTACTATTTTTCTAAAAAAATCACTATAAATAAAATCCCCAAAAAAACATAAAAAAAGCACTTTACCTTATTGACTCGAATATAAATATTATGTTATTATATAAAATTTGACATTTTTACATACGTATGCTATCATTAAAAGTGGTTACCACATATGGAGGTGGATGATTTGTTTCAAATTGGTGATAAAATCGTTTATCCAATGC from Bacillus cereus G9842 includes the following:
- a CDS encoding DUF3973 domain-containing protein, whose amino-acid sequence is MFYCINCSDIHHEKHPNDKVFKNGFYIDPFLGDRYHLGMCKDAQNHETGEPLLTTKKSGTTQSIMNVLPTHVVPT
- a CDS encoding sporulation protein Cse60, which encodes MIRVKVFDESHEKDLEDAVNVFLKKIDDSNFVDIKYQVGVSINDDENQIYCFSAMIVYKA
- a CDS encoding DUF2553 family protein encodes the protein MGRTIKIDITNKVVAKFRPNYLELYTSKFMIGKFYVYTEDKKYVLEDGYIYENGKFYRIIDTHRGNNQAAEGCDLGWC